From a single Phacochoerus africanus isolate WHEZ1 chromosome 11, ROS_Pafr_v1, whole genome shotgun sequence genomic region:
- the TRIM3 gene encoding tripartite motif-containing protein 3 isoform X2, with amino-acid sequence MAKREDSPSSEVPPMDKQFLVCSICLDRYRCPKVLPCLHTFCERCLQNYIPAQSLTLSCPVCRQTSILPEQGVSALQNNFFISSLMEAMQQAPDGAHDPEGPHPLSAVAGRPLSCPNHEGKTMEFYCEACETAMCGECRAGEHREHGTVLLRDVVEQHKAALQRQLEAVRGRLPQLSAAIALVGGISQQLQERKAEALAQISAAFEDLEQALQQRKQALVSDLEAICGAKQKVLQTQLDTLRQGQEHIGSSCSFAEQALRLGSAPEVLLVRKHMRERLAALAAQAFPERPHENAQLELVLEVDGLRRSVLNLGALLTTSATAHETVATGEGLRQALVGQPASLTVTTKDKDGRLVRTGSAELRAEITGPDGARLPVPVVDHKNGTYELVYTARTEGELLLSVLLYGQPVRGSPFRVRALRPGDLPPSPDDVKRRVKSPGGPGSHVRQKAVRRPSSMYSTGGKRKDNPIEDELVFRVGSRGREKGEFTNLQGVSAASSGRIVVADSNNQCIQVFSNEGQFKFRFGVRGRSPGQLQRPTGVAVDTNGDIIVADYDNRWVSIFSPEGKFKTKIGAGRLTGPKGVAVDRNGHIIVVDNKSCCVFTFQPNGKLVGRFGGRGATDRHFAGPHFVAVNNKNEIVVTDFHNHSVKVYSADGEFLFKFGSHGEGNGQFNAPTGVAVDSNGNIIVADWGNSRIQVFDSSGSFLSYINTSAEPLYGPQGLALTSDGHVVVADAGNHCFKAYRYLQ; translated from the exons GTGCCTCCAGAACTACATCCCTGCCCAGAGCCTGACGCTGTCCTGTCCGGTGTGTCGGCAGACGTCCATCCTCCCGGAGCAGGGCGTCTCCGCGCTGCAGAACAACTTCTTCATCAGCAGCCTCATGGAGGCCATGCAGCAGGCGCCCGATGGGGCCCACGACCCCGagggcccccaccccctcagcgCAGTGGCTGGCcgtcccctctcctgccccaacCATGAAGGCAAG ACGATGGAGTTTTACTGTGAGGCCTGTGAGACGGCCATGTGCGGCGAGTGTCGCGCGGGGGAGCACCGGGAGCACGGCACGGTGCTGCTGCGCGACGTGGTGGAGCAGCACAAGGCGGCCCTGCAGCGCCAGCTCGAGGCGGTGCGCGGCCG CCTGCCACAGCTGTCCGCAGCCATTGCCTTAGTCGGGggcatcagccagcagctgcaggagcGCAAGGCCGAGGCCCTGGCGCAGATCAGCGCAGCCTTCGAGGACCTGGAGCAAGCGCTGCAGCAGCGCAAGCAGGCTCTGGTCAGCGACCTGGAGGCCATCTGTGGGGCCAAGCAGAAG GTGTTGCAGACCCAGCTAGACACACTGCGCCAGGGTCAGGAGCACATCGGCAGTAGCTGCAGCTTCGCGGAGCAGGCCCTGCGCCTGGGCTCGGCCCCAGAGGTGCTGCTTGTGCGCAAGCACATGCGGGAAAGGCTGGCGGCCTTGGCGGCGCAGGCCTTCCCGGAGCGGCCCCACGAGAACGCGCAGCTGGAACTGGTCCTTGAGGTCGACGGGCTGCGGCGATCGGTGCTCAACCTGGGCGCGCTGCTCACGACGAGCGCCACGGCACACGAGACGGTGGCCACGGGCGAGGGCCTCCGCCAGGCCCTGGTGGGCCAGCCCGCCTCGCTCACCGTCACTACCAAAGACAAGGATGGGCGGCTGGTGCGCACCGGCAGCGCGGAGCTGCGCGCGGAGATCACGGGCCCTGACGGCGCGCGCCTGCCGGTGCCCGTGGTGGACCACAAGAACGGCACATACGAGCTGGTATACACGGCGCGCACCGAGGGCGAGCTGCTCCTCTCGGTGCTGCTCTACGGCCAGCCAGTGCGCGGCAGCCCCTTCCGCGTGCGTGCCCTGCGTCCCGGGGACCTGCCACCGTCTCCGGACGACGTCAAGCGCCGCGTCAAGTCCCCCGGAGGCCCGGGCAGCCACGTGCGCCAGAAGGCGGTGCGTAGGCCCAGCTCCATGTACAGCACCGGCGGCAAACGGAAGGACAACCCCATCGAGGACGAGCTTGTCTTCCGCGTTG GCAGTCGTGGAAGGGAGAAGGGCGAATTCACCAATTTACAGGGTGTGTCGGCAGCCAGCAGCGGCCGCATAGTGGTGGCAGACAGCAACAACCAATGCATCCAG GTTTTCTCCAATGAAGGCCAGTTCAAGTTCCGTTTTGGGGTCCGAGGGCGCTCCCCCGGGCAGCTGCAGCgccccacaggtgtggccgtggACACCAATGGAGACATCATCGTGGCAGACTACGACAACCGCTGGGTCAGCATCTTCTCCCCCGAGGGCAAGTTCAAG ACCAAGATTGGGGCTGGCCGCCTCACGGGCCCCAAGGGAGTGGCCGTGGACCGGAACGGACACATCATCGTGGTGGACAACAAGTCCTGCTGCGTCTTCACCTTCCAGCCCAATGGCAAGCTGGTTGGCCGTTTTGGGGGCCGTGGGGCCACTGATCGCCACTTCGCAG GGCCCCATTTCGTGGCCGTGAACAACAAGAACGAGATTGTGGTGACGGATTTCCACAACCATTCGGTGAAG GTGTACAGCGCGGACGGAGAGTTCCTCTTCAAGTTCGGCTCGCACGGAGAGGGCAACGGGCAGTTCAACGCCCCCACGGGGGTGGCCGTGGACTCCAACGGGAACATCATCGTGGCCGACTGGGGCAACAGCCGCATCCAG GTATTCGACAGCTCCGGCTCCTTCCTGTCCTATATCAACACATCTGCAGAGCCACTGTATGGCCCACAGGGCCTGGCACTGACCTCGGACGGCCACGTGGTGGTGGCCGATGCTGGCAACCACTGCTTCAAGGCCTATCGCTACCTCCAGTAG
- the TRIM3 gene encoding tripartite motif-containing protein 3 isoform X1 encodes MAKREDSPSSEVPPMDKQFLVCSICLDRYRCPKVLPCLHTFCERCLQNYIPAQSLTLSCPVCRQTSILPEQGVSALQNNFFISSLMEAMQQAPDGAHDPEGPHPLSAVAGRPLSCPNHEGKTMEFYCEACETAMCGECRAGEHREHGTVLLRDVVEQHKAALQRQLEAVRGRLPQLSAAIALVGGISQQLQERKAEALAQISAAFEDLEQALQQRKQALVSDLEAICGAKQKVLQTQLDTLRQGQEHIGSSCSFAEQALRLGSAPEVLLVRKHMRERLAALAAQAFPERPHENAQLELVLEVDGLRRSVLNLGALLTTSATAHETVATGEGLRQALVGQPASLTVTTKDKDGRLVRTGSAELRAEITGPDGARLPVPVVDHKNGTYELVYTARTEGELLLSVLLYGQPVRGSPFRVRALRPGDLPPSPDDVKRRVKSPGGPGSHVRQKAVRRPSSMYSTGGKRKDNPIEDELVFRVGSRGREKGEFTNLQGVSAASSGRIVVADSNNQCIQVFSNEGQFKFRFGVRGRSPGQLQRPTGVAVDTNGDIIVADYDNRWVSIFSPEGKFKTKIGAGRLTGPKGVAVDRNGHIIVVDNKSCCVFTFQPNGKLVGRFGGRGATDRHFAGPHFVAVNNKNEIVVTDFHNHSVKVSGRPPSVRTSPALPLPRGSSLPHLLPLELVPESPKPLPRGCHARHGAEAGDTALNTAHTRPPSSWVSWGEGGPGRSREDVVDPVLGTWAGGRLAGALESGEAENGLKLKRE; translated from the exons GTGCCTCCAGAACTACATCCCTGCCCAGAGCCTGACGCTGTCCTGTCCGGTGTGTCGGCAGACGTCCATCCTCCCGGAGCAGGGCGTCTCCGCGCTGCAGAACAACTTCTTCATCAGCAGCCTCATGGAGGCCATGCAGCAGGCGCCCGATGGGGCCCACGACCCCGagggcccccaccccctcagcgCAGTGGCTGGCcgtcccctctcctgccccaacCATGAAGGCAAG ACGATGGAGTTTTACTGTGAGGCCTGTGAGACGGCCATGTGCGGCGAGTGTCGCGCGGGGGAGCACCGGGAGCACGGCACGGTGCTGCTGCGCGACGTGGTGGAGCAGCACAAGGCGGCCCTGCAGCGCCAGCTCGAGGCGGTGCGCGGCCG CCTGCCACAGCTGTCCGCAGCCATTGCCTTAGTCGGGggcatcagccagcagctgcaggagcGCAAGGCCGAGGCCCTGGCGCAGATCAGCGCAGCCTTCGAGGACCTGGAGCAAGCGCTGCAGCAGCGCAAGCAGGCTCTGGTCAGCGACCTGGAGGCCATCTGTGGGGCCAAGCAGAAG GTGTTGCAGACCCAGCTAGACACACTGCGCCAGGGTCAGGAGCACATCGGCAGTAGCTGCAGCTTCGCGGAGCAGGCCCTGCGCCTGGGCTCGGCCCCAGAGGTGCTGCTTGTGCGCAAGCACATGCGGGAAAGGCTGGCGGCCTTGGCGGCGCAGGCCTTCCCGGAGCGGCCCCACGAGAACGCGCAGCTGGAACTGGTCCTTGAGGTCGACGGGCTGCGGCGATCGGTGCTCAACCTGGGCGCGCTGCTCACGACGAGCGCCACGGCACACGAGACGGTGGCCACGGGCGAGGGCCTCCGCCAGGCCCTGGTGGGCCAGCCCGCCTCGCTCACCGTCACTACCAAAGACAAGGATGGGCGGCTGGTGCGCACCGGCAGCGCGGAGCTGCGCGCGGAGATCACGGGCCCTGACGGCGCGCGCCTGCCGGTGCCCGTGGTGGACCACAAGAACGGCACATACGAGCTGGTATACACGGCGCGCACCGAGGGCGAGCTGCTCCTCTCGGTGCTGCTCTACGGCCAGCCAGTGCGCGGCAGCCCCTTCCGCGTGCGTGCCCTGCGTCCCGGGGACCTGCCACCGTCTCCGGACGACGTCAAGCGCCGCGTCAAGTCCCCCGGAGGCCCGGGCAGCCACGTGCGCCAGAAGGCGGTGCGTAGGCCCAGCTCCATGTACAGCACCGGCGGCAAACGGAAGGACAACCCCATCGAGGACGAGCTTGTCTTCCGCGTTG GCAGTCGTGGAAGGGAGAAGGGCGAATTCACCAATTTACAGGGTGTGTCGGCAGCCAGCAGCGGCCGCATAGTGGTGGCAGACAGCAACAACCAATGCATCCAG GTTTTCTCCAATGAAGGCCAGTTCAAGTTCCGTTTTGGGGTCCGAGGGCGCTCCCCCGGGCAGCTGCAGCgccccacaggtgtggccgtggACACCAATGGAGACATCATCGTGGCAGACTACGACAACCGCTGGGTCAGCATCTTCTCCCCCGAGGGCAAGTTCAAG ACCAAGATTGGGGCTGGCCGCCTCACGGGCCCCAAGGGAGTGGCCGTGGACCGGAACGGACACATCATCGTGGTGGACAACAAGTCCTGCTGCGTCTTCACCTTCCAGCCCAATGGCAAGCTGGTTGGCCGTTTTGGGGGCCGTGGGGCCACTGATCGCCACTTCGCAG GGCCCCATTTCGTGGCCGTGAACAACAAGAACGAGATTGTGGTGACGGATTTCCACAACCATTCGGTGAAGGTCAGTGGCCGCCCTCCTTCCGTGCGCACGtccccagcccttcctcttcCACGGGGCTCCTcgctccctcacctcctccccctcGAGCTCGTTCCCGAGAGCCCGAAACCTTTACCGCGTGGCTGTCATGCCAGGCACGGTGCGGAGGCTGGGGACACAGCGCTGAACACGGCACACACACGTCCCCCGTCTTCCTGGGTCTcatggggagagggaggcccTGGGAGGTCACGGGAGGACGTGGTCGATCCTGTGCTGGGGACCTGGGCAGGGGGGCGCCTAGCAGGAGCCCTTGAATCCGGTGAGGCTGAGAACGGCCTAAAGCTCAAGAGGGAATGA
- the TRIM3 gene encoding tripartite motif-containing protein 3 isoform X4 — protein sequence MGPTTPRAPTPSAQWLAVPSPAPTMKTMEFYCEACETAMCGECRAGEHREHGTVLLRDVVEQHKAALQRQLEAVRGRLPQLSAAIALVGGISQQLQERKAEALAQISAAFEDLEQALQQRKQALVSDLEAICGAKQKVLQTQLDTLRQGQEHIGSSCSFAEQALRLGSAPEVLLVRKHMRERLAALAAQAFPERPHENAQLELVLEVDGLRRSVLNLGALLTTSATAHETVATGEGLRQALVGQPASLTVTTKDKDGRLVRTGSAELRAEITGPDGARLPVPVVDHKNGTYELVYTARTEGELLLSVLLYGQPVRGSPFRVRALRPGDLPPSPDDVKRRVKSPGGPGSHVRQKAVRRPSSMYSTGGKRKDNPIEDELVFRVGSRGREKGEFTNLQGVSAASSGRIVVADSNNQCIQVFSNEGQFKFRFGVRGRSPGQLQRPTGVAVDTNGDIIVADYDNRWVSIFSPEGKFKTKIGAGRLTGPKGVAVDRNGHIIVVDNKSCCVFTFQPNGKLVGRFGGRGATDRHFAGPHFVAVNNKNEIVVTDFHNHSVKVYSADGEFLFKFGSHGEGNGQFNAPTGVAVDSNGNIIVADWGNSRIQVFDSSGSFLSYINTSAEPLYGPQGLALTSDGHVVVADAGNHCFKAYRYLQ from the exons ATGGGGCCCACGACCCCGagggcccccaccccctcagcgCAGTGGCTGGCcgtcccctctcctgccccaacCATGAAG ACGATGGAGTTTTACTGTGAGGCCTGTGAGACGGCCATGTGCGGCGAGTGTCGCGCGGGGGAGCACCGGGAGCACGGCACGGTGCTGCTGCGCGACGTGGTGGAGCAGCACAAGGCGGCCCTGCAGCGCCAGCTCGAGGCGGTGCGCGGCCG CCTGCCACAGCTGTCCGCAGCCATTGCCTTAGTCGGGggcatcagccagcagctgcaggagcGCAAGGCCGAGGCCCTGGCGCAGATCAGCGCAGCCTTCGAGGACCTGGAGCAAGCGCTGCAGCAGCGCAAGCAGGCTCTGGTCAGCGACCTGGAGGCCATCTGTGGGGCCAAGCAGAAG GTGTTGCAGACCCAGCTAGACACACTGCGCCAGGGTCAGGAGCACATCGGCAGTAGCTGCAGCTTCGCGGAGCAGGCCCTGCGCCTGGGCTCGGCCCCAGAGGTGCTGCTTGTGCGCAAGCACATGCGGGAAAGGCTGGCGGCCTTGGCGGCGCAGGCCTTCCCGGAGCGGCCCCACGAGAACGCGCAGCTGGAACTGGTCCTTGAGGTCGACGGGCTGCGGCGATCGGTGCTCAACCTGGGCGCGCTGCTCACGACGAGCGCCACGGCACACGAGACGGTGGCCACGGGCGAGGGCCTCCGCCAGGCCCTGGTGGGCCAGCCCGCCTCGCTCACCGTCACTACCAAAGACAAGGATGGGCGGCTGGTGCGCACCGGCAGCGCGGAGCTGCGCGCGGAGATCACGGGCCCTGACGGCGCGCGCCTGCCGGTGCCCGTGGTGGACCACAAGAACGGCACATACGAGCTGGTATACACGGCGCGCACCGAGGGCGAGCTGCTCCTCTCGGTGCTGCTCTACGGCCAGCCAGTGCGCGGCAGCCCCTTCCGCGTGCGTGCCCTGCGTCCCGGGGACCTGCCACCGTCTCCGGACGACGTCAAGCGCCGCGTCAAGTCCCCCGGAGGCCCGGGCAGCCACGTGCGCCAGAAGGCGGTGCGTAGGCCCAGCTCCATGTACAGCACCGGCGGCAAACGGAAGGACAACCCCATCGAGGACGAGCTTGTCTTCCGCGTTG GCAGTCGTGGAAGGGAGAAGGGCGAATTCACCAATTTACAGGGTGTGTCGGCAGCCAGCAGCGGCCGCATAGTGGTGGCAGACAGCAACAACCAATGCATCCAG GTTTTCTCCAATGAAGGCCAGTTCAAGTTCCGTTTTGGGGTCCGAGGGCGCTCCCCCGGGCAGCTGCAGCgccccacaggtgtggccgtggACACCAATGGAGACATCATCGTGGCAGACTACGACAACCGCTGGGTCAGCATCTTCTCCCCCGAGGGCAAGTTCAAG ACCAAGATTGGGGCTGGCCGCCTCACGGGCCCCAAGGGAGTGGCCGTGGACCGGAACGGACACATCATCGTGGTGGACAACAAGTCCTGCTGCGTCTTCACCTTCCAGCCCAATGGCAAGCTGGTTGGCCGTTTTGGGGGCCGTGGGGCCACTGATCGCCACTTCGCAG GGCCCCATTTCGTGGCCGTGAACAACAAGAACGAGATTGTGGTGACGGATTTCCACAACCATTCGGTGAAG GTGTACAGCGCGGACGGAGAGTTCCTCTTCAAGTTCGGCTCGCACGGAGAGGGCAACGGGCAGTTCAACGCCCCCACGGGGGTGGCCGTGGACTCCAACGGGAACATCATCGTGGCCGACTGGGGCAACAGCCGCATCCAG GTATTCGACAGCTCCGGCTCCTTCCTGTCCTATATCAACACATCTGCAGAGCCACTGTATGGCCCACAGGGCCTGGCACTGACCTCGGACGGCCACGTGGTGGTGGCCGATGCTGGCAACCACTGCTTCAAGGCCTATCGCTACCTCCAGTAG
- the TRIM3 gene encoding tripartite motif-containing protein 3 isoform X3: MGPTTPRAPTPSAQWLAVPSPAPTMKTMEFYCEACETAMCGECRAGEHREHGTVLLRDVVEQHKAALQRQLEAVRGRLPQLSAAIALVGGISQQLQERKAEALAQISAAFEDLEQALQQRKQALVSDLEAICGAKQKVLQTQLDTLRQGQEHIGSSCSFAEQALRLGSAPEVLLVRKHMRERLAALAAQAFPERPHENAQLELVLEVDGLRRSVLNLGALLTTSATAHETVATGEGLRQALVGQPASLTVTTKDKDGRLVRTGSAELRAEITGPDGARLPVPVVDHKNGTYELVYTARTEGELLLSVLLYGQPVRGSPFRVRALRPGDLPPSPDDVKRRVKSPGGPGSHVRQKAVRRPSSMYSTGGKRKDNPIEDELVFRVGSRGREKGEFTNLQGVSAASSGRIVVADSNNQCIQVFSNEGQFKFRFGVRGRSPGQLQRPTGVAVDTNGDIIVADYDNRWVSIFSPEGKFKTKIGAGRLTGPKGVAVDRNGHIIVVDNKSCCVFTFQPNGKLVGRFGGRGATDRHFAGPHFVAVNNKNEIVVTDFHNHSVKVSGRPPSVRTSPALPLPRGSSLPHLLPLELVPESPKPLPRGCHARHGAEAGDTALNTAHTRPPSSWVSWGEGGPGRSREDVVDPVLGTWAGGRLAGALESGEAENGLKLKRE; encoded by the exons ATGGGGCCCACGACCCCGagggcccccaccccctcagcgCAGTGGCTGGCcgtcccctctcctgccccaacCATGAAG ACGATGGAGTTTTACTGTGAGGCCTGTGAGACGGCCATGTGCGGCGAGTGTCGCGCGGGGGAGCACCGGGAGCACGGCACGGTGCTGCTGCGCGACGTGGTGGAGCAGCACAAGGCGGCCCTGCAGCGCCAGCTCGAGGCGGTGCGCGGCCG CCTGCCACAGCTGTCCGCAGCCATTGCCTTAGTCGGGggcatcagccagcagctgcaggagcGCAAGGCCGAGGCCCTGGCGCAGATCAGCGCAGCCTTCGAGGACCTGGAGCAAGCGCTGCAGCAGCGCAAGCAGGCTCTGGTCAGCGACCTGGAGGCCATCTGTGGGGCCAAGCAGAAG GTGTTGCAGACCCAGCTAGACACACTGCGCCAGGGTCAGGAGCACATCGGCAGTAGCTGCAGCTTCGCGGAGCAGGCCCTGCGCCTGGGCTCGGCCCCAGAGGTGCTGCTTGTGCGCAAGCACATGCGGGAAAGGCTGGCGGCCTTGGCGGCGCAGGCCTTCCCGGAGCGGCCCCACGAGAACGCGCAGCTGGAACTGGTCCTTGAGGTCGACGGGCTGCGGCGATCGGTGCTCAACCTGGGCGCGCTGCTCACGACGAGCGCCACGGCACACGAGACGGTGGCCACGGGCGAGGGCCTCCGCCAGGCCCTGGTGGGCCAGCCCGCCTCGCTCACCGTCACTACCAAAGACAAGGATGGGCGGCTGGTGCGCACCGGCAGCGCGGAGCTGCGCGCGGAGATCACGGGCCCTGACGGCGCGCGCCTGCCGGTGCCCGTGGTGGACCACAAGAACGGCACATACGAGCTGGTATACACGGCGCGCACCGAGGGCGAGCTGCTCCTCTCGGTGCTGCTCTACGGCCAGCCAGTGCGCGGCAGCCCCTTCCGCGTGCGTGCCCTGCGTCCCGGGGACCTGCCACCGTCTCCGGACGACGTCAAGCGCCGCGTCAAGTCCCCCGGAGGCCCGGGCAGCCACGTGCGCCAGAAGGCGGTGCGTAGGCCCAGCTCCATGTACAGCACCGGCGGCAAACGGAAGGACAACCCCATCGAGGACGAGCTTGTCTTCCGCGTTG GCAGTCGTGGAAGGGAGAAGGGCGAATTCACCAATTTACAGGGTGTGTCGGCAGCCAGCAGCGGCCGCATAGTGGTGGCAGACAGCAACAACCAATGCATCCAG GTTTTCTCCAATGAAGGCCAGTTCAAGTTCCGTTTTGGGGTCCGAGGGCGCTCCCCCGGGCAGCTGCAGCgccccacaggtgtggccgtggACACCAATGGAGACATCATCGTGGCAGACTACGACAACCGCTGGGTCAGCATCTTCTCCCCCGAGGGCAAGTTCAAG ACCAAGATTGGGGCTGGCCGCCTCACGGGCCCCAAGGGAGTGGCCGTGGACCGGAACGGACACATCATCGTGGTGGACAACAAGTCCTGCTGCGTCTTCACCTTCCAGCCCAATGGCAAGCTGGTTGGCCGTTTTGGGGGCCGTGGGGCCACTGATCGCCACTTCGCAG GGCCCCATTTCGTGGCCGTGAACAACAAGAACGAGATTGTGGTGACGGATTTCCACAACCATTCGGTGAAGGTCAGTGGCCGCCCTCCTTCCGTGCGCACGtccccagcccttcctcttcCACGGGGCTCCTcgctccctcacctcctccccctcGAGCTCGTTCCCGAGAGCCCGAAACCTTTACCGCGTGGCTGTCATGCCAGGCACGGTGCGGAGGCTGGGGACACAGCGCTGAACACGGCACACACACGTCCCCCGTCTTCCTGGGTCTcatggggagagggaggcccTGGGAGGTCACGGGAGGACGTGGTCGATCCTGTGCTGGGGACCTGGGCAGGGGGGCGCCTAGCAGGAGCCCTTGAATCCGGTGAGGCTGAGAACGGCCTAAAGCTCAAGAGGGAATGA
- the HPX gene encoding hemopexin — protein sequence MARALGTAGALWLLGLCCSLAIAHPLSLTAGPEHGAEGRNESKPDPDVTERCSDGWGFDASTLDEHGAMLFFKGPSVWAGQNWTRGLISERWKDAPSSVDAAFRRGHDRVFLIQGDKVWVYPPEKEKENPRPLQEEFPGVPSPLDAAVECHRGECQEEGVLFFQGTHTWFWDSKTKTTKERLWPAVGNCSSAMRWISRYYCFRGNQFLRFDPVTGQVDPKYPRDVRDYFMSCPGRGHAHRNATHRGDDRCSPDLVLTALLSDSHGATYAFRGTHYWRLDTSRDGWHSWPIDHQWSHGPSAVDAAFSWDDKLYLIQGTQVYIFLTKAGHTLVDSYPKQLEKELGSPHGTSLDAVDATFVCPGTSRLHVMAGRKLWWLDLSLGAQGPWTELPWPHEKVDAALCTEKSLGPNSCSASGLGLYIVHGPHVYCYKDVEKLVSAKALPQPQSVNSLLGCHRSRGS from the exons ATGGCTCGGGCGCTGGGAACAGCAGGGGCACTGTGGCTGTTGGGGCTCTGCTGCTCTCTGGCCATCGCCCACCCTCTTTCTCT GACTGCTGGCCCTGAGCACGGAGCTGAAGGCAGGAATGAGTCCAAGCCGGACCCAGACGTGACCG AACGCTGCTCGGATGGCTGGGGCTTCGACGCCAGCACCCTGGATGAGCACGGGGCTATGCTGTTTTTTAAAG GGCCGTCTGTGTGGGCGGGTCAAAACTGGACCCGGGGGTTAATCTCAGAGAGATGGAAGGACGCCCCCAGCTCCGTGGACGCCGCCTTCCGCCGTGGTCACGACAGAGTCTTTCTCATCCAG GGGGACAAGGTCTGGGTCTACCctccagagaaggagaaagaaaatccaaGGCCGCTCCAAGAGGAGTTTCCTGGAGTCCCATCCCCACTGGATGCTGCAGTGGAATGTCACCGTGGAGAATGCCAAGAGGAGGGCGTCCTCTTCTTCCAAG GCACCCACACCTGGTTCTGGGACTCCAAGACAAAAACCACAAAGGAGCGCCTCTGGCCGGCCGTGGGCAACTGCTCCTCCGCCATGCGATGGATCAGCCGCTACTACTGCTTCCGGGGTAACCAGTTCCTGCGCTTTGACCCTGTCACGGGACAGGTGGATCCCAAATACCCTCGGGATGTCCGCGACTACTTCATGTCCTGCCCGGGCAGAG GCCATGCACACAGGAACGCGACCCACCGTGGGGACGACCGCTGTAGCCCAGACCTGGTCTTGACTGCACTGCTGTCTGACAGCCACGGTGCCACCTATGCCTTCCGTG GGACCCACTACTGGCGTCTGGACACCAGCCGGGACGGGTGGCACAGCTGGCCCATTGACCATCAGTGGTCCCACGGTCCTTCGGCCGTGGACGCTGCCTTTTCCTGGGATGACAAGCTCTACCTGATCCAG GGCACCCAGGTCTACATCTTCCTGACAAAGGCGGGCCACACCCTGGTAGACAGTTACCCAAAGCAGCTGGAGAAGGAGCTCGGGAGCCCCCACGGCACCAGCCTTGACGCTGTGGATGCGACCTTCGTCTGTCCTGGGACATCTCGGCTCCATGTCATGGCAG GGCGGAAGCTGTGGTGGCTGGACCTGAGTTTAGGCGCTCAAGGCCCGTGGACCGAGCTTCCCTGGCCGCACGAGAAGGTCGATGCAGCCCTGTGCACGGAAAAGTCTCTCGGCCCCAACTCGTGTTCCGCCAGCGGCCTCGGCCTGTACATCGTCCACGGCCCCCATGTCTACTGCTACAAAGACGTGGAGAAACTGGTCTCGGCCAAGGcgctgccccagccccagagcGTAAACAGCCTCCTGGGCTGCCATCGGTCTCGGGGCTCCTGA